A window from Argopecten irradians isolate NY chromosome 3, Ai_NY, whole genome shotgun sequence encodes these proteins:
- the LOC138317498 gene encoding uncharacterized protein, with protein sequence MREIILLIVVSGIMYANAQMIPGIGGAGMGRGMMAMGAAGAAGGMDMKNLLRTRVMMNMINKTGKGSFFQNMLHVRTFCEAGDFVMGEGITGIMMADCNRMMGLKCMRRSTEKYGIPTILKCQPNGLCCFDGIREKLLANSMGAKK encoded by the exons ATGAGGGAGATTATTCTTCTGATCGTTGTTTCGGGAATCATGT ATGCAAACGCCCAGATGATTCCTGGAATAGGCGGGGCTGGTATGGGTAGAGGTATGATGGCAATGGGGGCTGCCGGAGCCGCTGGCGGAATGGACATGAAAAACTTATTGAGAACAAGAGTAATGATGAACATGATCAACAAAACCGGAAAGGGATCATTCTTCCAGAACATGCTGCACGTGAGAACGTTCTGTGAAGCTGGAGATTTCGTCATGGGGGAAGGAATTACAGGAATCATGATGGCCGATTGTAACAGGATGATGGGTTTAAAATGCATGAGAAGGTCCACGGAAAAATACGGCATTCCAACCATCCTAAAGTGCCAGCCTAACGGTCTATGCTGCTTCGACGGTATCAGGGAAAAACTACTAGCCAACTCAATGGGCGCTAAAAAATAA